The Fusobacterium pseudoperiodonticum DNA window AAAAAGAGTACATGAGATGTTAATATTAAAAGAGCTATTTGTTAAAGAAAAATTAAATATAGAAGAAGTGGAAAGCATATTGAAAGATAAATATTCTTTAATTAATCAAGAGAATAATATAAAAAATGCTTTTGAACATCTATCTAAAGAAATATTTATTACTTTGTCTACAACAAAGGCATTTGAGCCTATACTATATAGAAAAGATGACTACTATTTCTTAGATGAAAATTTTAAAAACTCATATATTAATAACTTATATTTTAAAATTTTAATAGATGATTTAATAAAATATAATCTAGCTTTTGCTGAAAATAACTACAATAATTTTGTAAAAGAAAGCATAAAACTTTTTGGAGAATATACTAAGCAAGAAGCATTTTGGTATCTTAATTTGAATTTCAATAATGGTTTCCAAGTTAGTGGCTACACTCCTTTTGAAAACGAAAGAAAACTTTTAATTTTCATCACTATGGATAATTTATCTGAAAGAGCTGATTACTCAAATGAGTTCTATGACAGTCAAACTTTCAGTTGGTTTTCAAAATCTAGCCGTTACCTTAAAAAAGATAATAAACTGACTATAGAAGGTAAAATAGCTGAAAATTTCTATGAGATAAATGTTTTTGTAAAGAAAAATAATGGAGAAAACTTCTATTATTTAGGTGATGTTGAGAAGGTTTTATCTGCTAAAGAAATAAAGGATAGTCAAGGGAAATCTATGGTTAAATATATTTTTAAGTTAAAGAAAGATGTCAAAAAAGAATTGTTAGACTACTTCAATATGTAAAAATATTTGACAGAATAACAAATAAAATTCTATAATGTAGAAAATAAGTAAATTTTTTTTAACAATAAATTTAAAAAGGAGATGTTTAAGATGAAAAGAGTTATTAACACAACAAATGCACCAGCTGCACTAGGACCTTATTCTCAAGCTATCGAAGCAAATGGAGTTTTATATGTATCAGGACAAATTCCTTTTGTTCCAGCTACAATGACATTAGTTTCTGAAGACGTTGAAGAACAAACAAAACAATCTTTAGAAAATATAGGAGCTATCTTAAAAGAAGCTGGATATGAATTTAAAGATGTCGTTAGTGCAACAGTTTATATCAAAGATATGAATGATTTCACTAAAATAAATGGAGTTTACGACAAATATTTAGGTGAAGTTAAACCTGCAAGAGCTTGTGTTGAAGTTGCTAGATTACCAAAAGATGTAAAAGTTGAAATTGGAGTTATAGCTGTTAAATAGTAATATTATGTAATAAATTAAAGAGTGAGTAGGACAATAGTCTGAAAACTCTTTTTTTAGGTAAAAAGCAGGTTGTAACGGCAATTACAATCCACATAAAATTAAATCACTGAACCTCTCACGACTAACACCCTACGAGTGCTAGAGTCGCAAGGTTCTTAAGTACTATTTAGTTTCTTTTGAATATCTAGTATTCAAATACTAGCTAATTTCCTCAAGACTTTAATGGACAAGCTCTCCATTGAGAACATTTACGTCCTGTTGGCTCGGTTCAAAACCATTTAATTTTGGCAGTGAATATTTTACGAGGTTACTGCATTTTCTAACCTCAACCTTATATATTCAGTTTCCAAAGTTCTTAAATATATTATACTCTAAAATTAGTAAAATTACAAATTTTAGAACAACATTTTCAATGTTGGTGTTATTCATATCCTACGAGTACATGTCTCACGGCTAACACCCTAACGAGTGCTAGAGCCACGAGTGTTCTAACACACTTAATAAAAATATCAGAGTGTAAACTGTGTGCCTATTCAAAATCTTCACCTCCAATTTGGCTAATGATTCAATAGGGAGGCTTTTCTATTATACCATTGACATTTAAAAAATAAAATATTATAATTGATTTAGATATACAAAGTTATATCTGTGTAAACTGTATGCAAACAGAGGTAAAACATCACTAACGGCAATTGGTGATGTTTTTATTTTATTGACAATTATAGCCATATATTGTACCATAAGGGCAAGAAACAAATAGGTGCTTATTAGCTTAATAAAGGAAGTTGGGTGAGAATCCCACACAGCAAATGCTACTGTATGGTGGACGAAATTACAATAGCCACTGGGAAACTGGGAAGGGGTAAAAGTAGGTTGAAACTAAGTCAGGAGACTTACCATTATTAATATTTTATTCTGATTAGGCATCTTCTGTTTCCTAATCTTTTTTATTTTGTACACAAAACATTACATATTTAAGAGGAGGAAGTATGAAGAAAAAATTTATGTTATTGGCTTTAATTGTATTAGGGAGTGTGAGTGCTTTTGCAGAAGAAACTCCTGTTTTGGAGCTTAAACAAACAGTTGTAACTTCTGATAGTTTTGGAACTTCTGTTCGTGAAACAACTAAAAATATGACAGTTGTAAATGCAAAAGAAATTAAAGAAAAAGGTGCAAAAACTATTGCTGATGCACTTAGAGGAGTACCTGGAGTTGTTGTCAGAGAAATGGATGGTTCTTCTCCAACAATAGATTTAAGAGGTTCAGGAGCAACAGCACAATTTAATACTGTTATTTTGTTAGACGGTATACCTGTAAGTGGGCTTGCAGGATTTAATTTGAATTCTGTTCCAGTTGAAGAAATTTCAAAAATAGAAGTTCTTCAAGGAGCAGGTGCAGTTATGTATGGAGACGGAGCTATTGGTGGAGTAGTAAATATAATCACTAAAGCACCAACAAACAAAACTGTATATGGTGGAGCAGGATTAGAAGTAGGTTCTTGGGGAACTTTAAGAGAAAATGTTCATTTAGGTGGAAAAGTAGGAGATAAACTTCTATTAAATGCTTCTTATTCAGGAAGTACATCTAAAGATTATAGAGATAGAAGTCCTCAATATGAAAATAAGAAAGATAAAACAGACAGTCTTTGGTTAAGAGGAAAATACTTATTAGATAATGGAAGTATTGCAATCAACTATAATCATAGTGAAGATAAAGATTACTATACAGGTTCTTTAAGCAAAGAACAATTTGATAAGAACCCAAGACAAGCAGGTTCTTGGAGTGGTTATACTTATGGTATAAATGATATTGTCAATGCTAAATACAATCAAAAAATAAATGATAAAATTGATATTTTCCTAACAGCTGGATACTATCATAATAAAGATAAATTCCAAAACAATTCAACTTCTGAATATTTCTTAAGACCAGAAGTTAAATACACTTATGCAAAAGATAGTTATGTTACATTGGGACTTGACTATAGAGATGGAAAAAGAGATTTTAAAGATGATGTCTTTGTTAATGGAGTAAGTCAAAAAGCCCCTGATGATAAAAGAGAATCATTTGCAGGTTATATCACAAACAAATCAACTTTTGGTAAGTGGCAATTTACTCAAGGTTATCGTAGAGAAAAAGTTAAATATGAATATAGTTCAAAAGTTTACAATCCTATGACTTGGCAATTAAGTGAAATAAAACCTCAGTCAGCTGACTATGCAAGTAATGATAGCTTTGAATTTGGAGTAAACTATTTATATTCTGATACAGGAAATGTTTTCTTTAACTATACAAGAGCTTTAAGAACTCCAACAATACAAGATGCTGGAGCTTGGTATGGACCTGTAAAAACTCAAAAGAATGATATCTTTGAAATAGGACTAAGAGACGCTTACAAGAATACTTCTGTGGCAACTTCTGTATTCTACATAAATTCTAAAAATGAAATTTATTATGATAAGACTAACCCATTCAGTTCTAATAACCAAAACTTTGATGGAAAAGTTAGAAGAATTGGAGCACAATTATCAATGGCACACTATTTTGATAATTTAACATTGAGAGAAAGAGTTTCATACATAGTACCAAAGGTAACAAGTGGAACTTACGATGGAAAAGAATTTGCAGGAGTATCAAGATGGACAATAAATACAGGAGCAACTTACAAGTTCGCAAAAGGACTTACTGCTAATGTAGATGCTTATTATCAAAGTAATGCCTATGCAGAAGATGATTTTGATAACTATTTCTCAAAAGGAAATAATTATATAACAGTTGATGCTAACTTATCTTATGCTTTTGAAAATGGAATTGAGCTTTATACAGGAGTTAGTAATCTATTTGATAAAAAATATGCAGATGCTGTAACTTCAACTAGAAGTTCTTGGGGAGCTGGACCAAGAAAGGTTTACTACCCTGCTAATGGAAGAAGTGTGTATGCAGGTATTAAATATACATTCTAAAATAATATAGAAATAGTTCGTTACTAAACAGATTTTTTATTGGCTACTTGCCAGCCATTAGTGTTTCAAGAGCTCCACAAAGGCTCTTTCAACAATAATGGACGTCGCAGTAGCCTATATTTATAAAGGAGAAGAAAATTGAAAAAATTATTTTTATTTCTAATTTTGCTATTCTCTTTTACCATTGTAAATGCTAAGGGAGCACAAGCTAAAAAATATAATCATATTGTTAGTTTGAATTTAAGTACAGATGAAATGCTATTGGGACTTGTCTCTGAAAATAGGATAGCGGGTTTAAGTGGAAAAATTAATGAAGATAAAGAAATTTCTAATATTGTAAACAGAGCTAAAAAATTTACAAAAGTTGAAGCTAACGAAGAAGTTTTAATATCTTTAGAGCCTGACTTGATTATTACAGCTGATTGGTTGTCAAAAAAAACAAATCATCTTTCAGAATTAACAGGTGCAAAAGTATATATCTATAAGACAGCTAACAGTTATGAAGAACAAAAAAAGTTAATCAGAGACTTAGCAATCTTAGTGGAAGAAAAAGAAAATGGCGAAAAATTAATAGCAAATATGGATAATAGGCTAAAAGCTTTACAAAATAAGATAGCTAAAAAATATAAGGGACCAAAACCTAGAATTCTTATGTATACTACATTTGGTTCAACAAGTGGTAAAAATACAACTTTTGACGATATGGTGAGATTGATAAATGGGATTAATGTCATATCTGAAGCAGGAATTAATAAGTATCAAGATATTTCAAAGGAAAAAATAATAGAATTAAATCCCGATATTATTATAGTTCCCATAGCTAAAAAATATGATAATGTGGCTAAAGTTTCAAAATTATTTTTTGAAGATCCTAGCTTAAAAAATGTAAAAGCTGTAAAGAATAAGAAAGTTTACTTTGTACAATATAAAGATATCTCAGCAACTTCTCAATATATGATAGATAATATTGAAAACTTAGCAAAAGTTGTATATCAATTCAAGGAGTGATAATGAAATATAGAATTAATTTCAATCTTTTTCTATTTTTTCTTTTAATAGGAATAATAATTTTCTCTCTTTTTTATGGAGCAGTCAGAGTTCCAATTTCTGATGTTATAAAAATATTATTAAATAAAACAGGACTATTTAATTTAGAAATAACTAAGAAAAGCTATGTTCCAATAGTATTTTTTGTTAGATTTCCAAGAATTATGGTTGCTGTTATAGTTGGAGGGGCTTTAGCATTGTGTGGTTGCACAATGCAAAGCCTTTTAAAAAATCCAATAGTTGACAGTGGTATTATTGGTATATCTAGTGGAGCAAGTTTAGGAGCTGTTATAGCAATTTCATTAGGTTTCACTGCAACAAATATCTTTGCAATGCCTTTATTTTCAGGAGCTTTTGCCTTAATAATCTCGGCTATTATCTATAAGATTTCCACTCTGAGAGGAAGAACGGATAACTTACTTTTAATTTTATCAGGAATAGCTATAGGTAGCTTTGTAGGAGCAATCACTTCTGTTATTTTAACGAGCCTTGCAGAAACAGAGATGAAAGAATATATCTTTTGGGCAATGGGAAGCTTGAATGGTAGAAGATGGGAACATTTTCTTTTTGGATTGATACCTATTGCTATTCTATCTCCTATTTTATTTTACTATGGAAAAGAATTAAATATTCTGTTGTTAGGAGAAGAAGAAGCTAAATCTTTAGGAATAAATATCAAAAAAATAAGAGCTAAAATTTTAACTATCATAGCCTTACTGACAGCTATATCAGTTTGTATAAGTGGAAATATAACTTTTGTAGGTTTGATAGTTCCACATATTTTAAGAAAAATCATAGGTTCAGATAATAGAAAGCTATTAAAATCTTCATTTTTAGCAGGAGCTTGTTTCTTAACATTCAGTGACTTACTATCAAGAATAGTATTAGCACCTAAAGAAATAAGTGTGGGAATAGTAACTGCACTTATAGGAGCACCATATTTTATATATTTAATAGTAAAAATTAGAAGAGAGGGGAAAACCCTATGAAAAATGTTTTAGAAGTAAAAAATATATCATATTCTGTTGGAGAAAATAAAATATTAAAAGATATAAGTTTTAAATGTCAGTCAGGAGAAATTATAGGTATAATTGGACCTAATGGTTCTGGAAAAACTACTCTTTTAAAGAGTATAAATGGTATAAATTCAATAAGTAGTGGAGATATTTCTTTCAATAATAAGAGCCTTAAAGAATATAGTGAAAAAGAGTTGGCAAGAGATATTTCTTTCATGAACCAAAACACTAATATTGAGTTTGACTTCCCTTGTATTGATATTGTTGTTTTAGGAAGATATCCTTATTTAGAAAGATTTCAAGAATATTCTAAAAAAGACATTGAGCTTGCAGAAAAATATATGGAACTTACAGATACTTTAAAATTTAGAGATAAATCAATATTGCAACTATCTGGTGGAGAAAGACAAAGAGTGTTATTTGCAAAAATTCTTACACAAGAAAGCCAAGTGATACTTTTAGATGAGCCTACTGCCAGTCTTGATATGAGGCATGAAGAAGATTTATTAAAAGAAGTTTCAAAAGAAAGGGCTAAGGATAAAATTGTGATATTAGTAATCCATAATTTGAGAACAGCTATTAAATATTGTTCAAGACTGATACTTCTATCTAATGGAAATATTGTAAAAGATGGAAGTGTTGAAGAAGTTATCACAGAAGAAAACTTAAATAATGTCTTTGGAATAAAAACTAAGGTATACTATAATGAAATTTCTAAATCTCTAGATTTTTGTATAATATAGAAAGGTAAAATATGTATAAATTATTAAATATGGCAGATTTCTGTTCAAATGAAGAGCTTGAGAAAGATATGCAATATCTTTCTAAAAAATATGGCTTTGATGGTTTTGAGCTGATTAAATTTTTTGATGGAGACAACTCTTCTCTAAAGGAATATATAAAGGGTTATCATATGAGATTTTTCCCTTCATGGATGGAATTATATTTAGAAGATTTCACTTCTTTGTATGATGAGCTTAAAGATGAAAAATACTTTAAATCTCTTTGTGGAGGACATAGCAAAAAAGAATTAATTGAATACTATAAAAAAGAATTGGAAAGAGCTAAAGAGCTAGAAGTTGAATATGTGGTTTTCCATGCTTGTAATGTGAAAGTTACAGAAGCTATGACATATGATTTTAAATATTCTGATAAAGAAGTTTTAACAGCTGTTATTTCAATAATAAATGATATTTTTGAAGATGAAGAATACAATTTTACACTTCTATTTGAAAATCTATGGTGGTCTGGTCTTAAACTTACTAATAAAGAAGAAATTGAATATCTTTTAAATGGAGTAAAATATAAAAATGTTGGTTTTATCTTGGATACAGGACATATGATCAACAACAATAGAGATATCAAAAATTCAAAAGAAGGAATAGAATATATTAAAAAGAATTTAGAAAATATAGGAGAATATAAAAATCTAATATATGGAATGCACCTTAATTACTCTTTGTCAGGAAAATATGTAAATAAGTCTATAAAAGAAAATAGAGAGAAAAACTTAGACATAGAAGAAATAATGAGCAATGTCTATCAACATGTAGGCTCTATCGATTATCATGACCCCTTTGAAGATAAAGAAATTTTGGATATCATAAGATCTCTTCCTCTTAAGTATCTAGTCTTTGAATTAATAGGAAATACACAAGAGGAATTAGAAAAAAAAATCCAAAGACAATGTAATATATTTATTTAAAAATTTTATTGCTATTAATATAAAAATATAGTAAAATTAATCACCACTAATTTAAATATCAAAGGAGGGAATTTATGAACAGAGATGCAAAATTTATAAATTTTTCAGAAGAACATGAATTAGATTACATTTTAAAGAAATATGGTAAGGAAACAAGTAAAGAAAACAGAGATCTTTTAAAAGAATTTGGAAAACAAGCTAAAGAATTATTAGGAAAAACTATGTTAGAACATCAAGACCTATACAAATATATAGAAGATAACTCTCTAGCTGAAAAACTTAAATAATCAATTTTTAAAAGCTAAGTAGTATTGATAGAAATATCTATTGATACTACTTTTTTATTTAAAATTATCTTTATATACTTAGTTTATTTATTGAATATAAAAGATATATTTGCAAAATATATAGGGGATATTATAATATAATTGATTCAGTATACAAAAAAACTTATACAAGACAATTAATTCTACAAAAACTAAAAATTATTTAACTTTTATAAAAAATGAGGAGGAGAATTTATGAAAAAATTTTTAAAGGTATTTTTGTTTGCTCTTATGTTGGTATCTGGGGTAATCTTTGTTAGTTGTGGAAAAAAGGAATTAACAGGTTTACATAAAGAATTCGATATTATTTTTAATGGAATTAAAGAAGAAGTTACAACTGAATTTAAAAATAATTTGGATACTTTGGAAAAAGAAATAAAAAATTCATCAAGAAGCGAATTAGAAACTCAAATTCAACTTAAAGGTATAGAAATTTTAATTGAAGCTTTCAATCAAGCTTCATATGATGTAGTAAGTATTAATGATATGGGTGATAAGGCAGAACTTAAGATAAAAGTAAAAGCTGTTGATTTCTTTGAATCTTTACAACAAATAATAACAAATACAACTGAAGATAAATCAAACCTTGTAGATGAAGTAGAAGGATTACTTAAGAAAATAAAAAAAGGAAAAGCACCTGTTATTGAGCAAGAAATGGATATTGAAATGACAAAAGAAAATGACACATGGACTATTCCAGAAAGACAAAAATATGTTCTAATGAAAAGAATGATGGGTATTCCAAAAGGTTCTATTTTCGATAACTAGATAATTTTTTCAAAACTTTCCATAGAAGCATATTTGTCCATAGAGAAAAGGAAATAACTAAAAAAATACGTTATTATGTATTCATAACAAGGCAGCCAAGTTAAAAAGAAAAATCAAAATTTATGGAGGTAAAAGTTATGAATCAAAATGAAAAAAAAGAAATAATGGGAAAATTTGCTAAAAAGTTGGAAAATGCTATAAAAAGAGAAGTTGCTGTGACAAAAGAAATAGAAAATGACAAAGCTCTAATAAAATACTTAGAAGCTCAAAAAGCAGCAGGAGCAGCTTTAGATACTACAGCCTATGAAAGCTATGATGCTTGGATAGACACTATAAAGAAACAAATAAAGAAATCTGAAAGCACTCTTACAAATATAGAGTTTAAAAAAGTTGAGTTAGAAGCAGTCAATCAATACTTAGTATAAACGTAACAAATATCAGCTGATAATTAAGAAAGAACTATTGCAGATCACTATGATTTGCAATAGTTTTTTTATTATTAAAAATAAAAAAACTAGAGATTTCTCTCTAGTGATATTTGTATATGGCTGGGGTGGCTGGATTCGAACCAACGCATAACGGAGTCAAAGTCCGTTGCCTTACCGCTTGGCGACACCCCAAT harbors:
- a CDS encoding RidA family protein — encoded protein: MKRVINTTNAPAALGPYSQAIEANGVLYVSGQIPFVPATMTLVSEDVEEQTKQSLENIGAILKEAGYEFKDVVSATVYIKDMNDFTKINGVYDKYLGEVKPARACVEVARLPKDVKVEIGVIAVK
- a CDS encoding ABC transporter substrate-binding protein; translation: MKKLFLFLILLFSFTIVNAKGAQAKKYNHIVSLNLSTDEMLLGLVSENRIAGLSGKINEDKEISNIVNRAKKFTKVEANEEVLISLEPDLIITADWLSKKTNHLSELTGAKVYIYKTANSYEEQKKLIRDLAILVEEKENGEKLIANMDNRLKALQNKIAKKYKGPKPRILMYTTFGSTSGKNTTFDDMVRLINGINVISEAGINKYQDISKEKIIELNPDIIIVPIAKKYDNVAKVSKLFFEDPSLKNVKAVKNKKVYFVQYKDISATSQYMIDNIENLAKVVYQFKE
- a CDS encoding TonB-dependent receptor family protein, with the translated sequence MKKKFMLLALIVLGSVSAFAEETPVLELKQTVVTSDSFGTSVRETTKNMTVVNAKEIKEKGAKTIADALRGVPGVVVREMDGSSPTIDLRGSGATAQFNTVILLDGIPVSGLAGFNLNSVPVEEISKIEVLQGAGAVMYGDGAIGGVVNIITKAPTNKTVYGGAGLEVGSWGTLRENVHLGGKVGDKLLLNASYSGSTSKDYRDRSPQYENKKDKTDSLWLRGKYLLDNGSIAINYNHSEDKDYYTGSLSKEQFDKNPRQAGSWSGYTYGINDIVNAKYNQKINDKIDIFLTAGYYHNKDKFQNNSTSEYFLRPEVKYTYAKDSYVTLGLDYRDGKRDFKDDVFVNGVSQKAPDDKRESFAGYITNKSTFGKWQFTQGYRREKVKYEYSSKVYNPMTWQLSEIKPQSADYASNDSFEFGVNYLYSDTGNVFFNYTRALRTPTIQDAGAWYGPVKTQKNDIFEIGLRDAYKNTSVATSVFYINSKNEIYYDKTNPFSSNNQNFDGKVRRIGAQLSMAHYFDNLTLRERVSYIVPKVTSGTYDGKEFAGVSRWTINTGATYKFAKGLTANVDAYYQSNAYAEDDFDNYFSKGNNYITVDANLSYAFENGIELYTGVSNLFDKKYADAVTSTRSSWGAGPRKVYYPANGRSVYAGIKYTF
- a CDS encoding TIM barrel protein, with the translated sequence MYKLLNMADFCSNEELEKDMQYLSKKYGFDGFELIKFFDGDNSSLKEYIKGYHMRFFPSWMELYLEDFTSLYDELKDEKYFKSLCGGHSKKELIEYYKKELERAKELEVEYVVFHACNVKVTEAMTYDFKYSDKEVLTAVISIINDIFEDEEYNFTLLFENLWWSGLKLTNKEEIEYLLNGVKYKNVGFILDTGHMINNNRDIKNSKEGIEYIKKNLENIGEYKNLIYGMHLNYSLSGKYVNKSIKENREKNLDIEEIMSNVYQHVGSIDYHDPFEDKEILDIIRSLPLKYLVFELIGNTQEELEKKIQRQCNIFI
- a CDS encoding ABC transporter ATP-binding protein, whose amino-acid sequence is MKNVLEVKNISYSVGENKILKDISFKCQSGEIIGIIGPNGSGKTTLLKSINGINSISSGDISFNNKSLKEYSEKELARDISFMNQNTNIEFDFPCIDIVVLGRYPYLERFQEYSKKDIELAEKYMELTDTLKFRDKSILQLSGGERQRVLFAKILTQESQVILLDEPTASLDMRHEEDLLKEVSKERAKDKIVILVIHNLRTAIKYCSRLILLSNGNIVKDGSVEEVITEENLNNVFGIKTKVYYNEISKSLDFCII
- a CDS encoding FecCD family ABC transporter permease, with translation MKYRINFNLFLFFLLIGIIIFSLFYGAVRVPISDVIKILLNKTGLFNLEITKKSYVPIVFFVRFPRIMVAVIVGGALALCGCTMQSLLKNPIVDSGIIGISSGASLGAVIAISLGFTATNIFAMPLFSGAFALIISAIIYKISTLRGRTDNLLLILSGIAIGSFVGAITSVILTSLAETEMKEYIFWAMGSLNGRRWEHFLFGLIPIAILSPILFYYGKELNILLLGEEEAKSLGINIKKIRAKILTIIALLTAISVCISGNITFVGLIVPHILRKIIGSDNRKLLKSSFLAGACFLTFSDLLSRIVLAPKEISVGIVTALIGAPYFIYLIVKIRREGKTL